The Streptomyces sp. TLI_105 DNA segment TGAAGGAGGTCATGACGACGTCGGGGTGGCCGACGAGGTGCTCGCCGACGACCCGCCCGGAGCCGCTGACGATGTTGATCACGCCGTCGGGGATGCCGGCCTCCTTCGCCGCCTGCGCGAACATCAGCGAGGTCAGCGGGGTGAGCTCGGCGGGCTTCAGGACGATCGTGTTGCCGGCGGCGATCGCCGGGAGGACCTTCCAGGCGGCCATCTGGAGCGGGTAGTTCCAGGGGGCGATGGAGCCGACGACGCCGATCGGCTCGCGCCGGATGTACGAGGTGTGGTCGCCGGTGTACTCGGCGGCCGACTGGCCCTGGAGGTGGCGGGCGGCCCCCGCGAAGAAGGCGGTGTTGTCGATCGTGCCCGGCACGTCGAACTCGGTGGTGAGCTTGAGCGGCTTGCCGCACTGGAGGGACTCGACCCGGGCGATGTCCTCCGCCCACTCGGCGAGGACGCCGGCGAGGCGGTGCAGCGCGTCGGAGCGCTCGCCCGGGGTGGCTCCCGCCCAGCCCGGGAAGGCGGCCTTGGCGGCGGCGACGGCCTCGTCCACGTCGGCGGTGGAGGCGAGGGCGTACGTGTAGACGCTCTCGCCCGTCGCCGGGTCGATCACGCTGTGTTCCTGACCTGAGGTTCCGGCGCGGAGCCTTCCGCCGATGTACTGCGCGCCGTCCGCGAAGCGGTCCGTCACCTGGAAGCGGTTGGTCATGACGCTCTCCGTTGTCCCAGCTCGAATTGAGTGCCGATCCTGACAGAGGGACGACCACCCAACAAGTGATTCCGTTGTTGCCTTTTGGTTACGCGACGGAATCGGTCGACCATGTGTCGAGAGGGCCGGAAAATCTCCGTACGGAGTGTCCGTGGCGGATGCCAGACTCGCATGTATGACCAAGATCGAAGAGCTGACGCAGCAGGTCACGAGGGGTGACCGAGTGAAGTGGCTGCACTTCTGGGGACACCGTCCGCACCCCGACGGGCGCCTGTCGGCGAGCTGCCTGAGCCAGTGGTGGCCGGCCCCGTTCGTGGTCGACGGCGTGGCCTACGCGACCGCCGAGCACTGGATGATGGCCGCCAAGGCCCGCCTCTTCCAGGACGCGGACGCCGAGCGGGCCGCGCTGACCGCCCGTACCCCGGCGGAGGCCAAGAAGGCGGGCCGGCTGGTGCGCGGCTTCGACGACGCCGTCTGGGAGCGGGAGCGCTTCGGGATCGTCGTGGAGGGCAGCGTCCACAAGTTCTCCTCGGACGAGGCCCTGCGCGCGTACCTGGTCGGCACCGGCGAGCGCGTCCTGGTGGAGGCCAGCCCGCCGGACCGCGTCTGGGGCATCGGGCTCGCCGCCGACGACCCCCGCGCCCACGACCCGGCCCGCTGGCGCGGCCTCAACCTGCTGGGCTTCGCCCTGATGGAGGCGCGGGAGCGGCTGCGCGCCGCCTGACCACGCGCAAGGGCCCCGCGCCTCCTCGGGAGGTGCGGGGCCCACACGCGCGTACGGGGCGTCAGTCGCCCCTCTCGATCTGCAGGCTCGACGCGAACGGGTCCTCGTCGTACGAGTCGTCGAAGGACGAGGAGTCCTGGGAGATCGCCCAGATCATGAAGCCCAGGAAGACGGCGCTGACCAGGATGCCGATCGAGCCGAGGATGACGCCGGCCAGCGCCATGCCCCGGTTGGTCGCCTCGCCCCGGGCCGCCTTCTTCATGCCGATGATGCCGAAGATCAGCGCCAGGATGCCGAGGATCACCCCCAGTCCGTACATGCAGAAACCCGCGACCGCGATGATGCCGAGCACCATCGCCGTCGTGCCCATGCCGTTGGACGGGGACTGCTGCCAGCCGGGCTGGCCGTATCCCGGATGGCCGGGGTAGCCGTACCCCGAGGTGGTCGGCGGGGTCGGGGCCGCCGTCGGGTAGCCGTAGCCGCCGGACGTGTCCGCCGGGTAGCCGTACCCGGGCGTGGTCGCCGGGCCGCCGGGGGCGACCGGGGGCGGCGGGACGTCCCCGGCGGGACCTCCCGGCGCGGCCGGGAAGGACGTCATGGTCGGCTGGTCGTGCACCGGCGAGGGCGACGGCGTCGCCGGCTTGCTCAGTTCCACCCCGTCGCGGTTCGGCGGAGCCCAGGGGTCCGTCGGGTCGTACCCGCCCCGCGACTGGTCTCGGTTGTCAGACATGGGCCTCCCCCATCGTGGTCACGTCATGCTACGGCCTCACCCCTACGAGGGATCAGCCCGGCCTACGATGATCCGATGACCGATCTCCACCCCTTCATCGCGGGACTTCCCAAAGCCGAGCTGCACGTCCACCACGTCGGCTCCGCCTCGCCCCGGATCGTCGCCGAGCTCGCCGCCCGGCACCCGGACTCCAAGGTCCCCACGGACCCGGAGGCCCTCACCGACTACTTCACCTTCACGGACTTCGCGCACTTCATCGACGTCTACCTGTCGGTCGTCGACCTGGTCCGCACGCCCGAGGACGTCCGGCTGCTGACCTTCGAGATCGCCCGTGACATGGCCCGGCAGAACATCCGCTACGCCGAGCTGACCATCACCCCGTACTCCTCCACCCG contains these protein-coding regions:
- a CDS encoding NADAR family protein, whose amino-acid sequence is MTKIEELTQQVTRGDRVKWLHFWGHRPHPDGRLSASCLSQWWPAPFVVDGVAYATAEHWMMAAKARLFQDADAERAALTARTPAEAKKAGRLVRGFDDAVWERERFGIVVEGSVHKFSSDEALRAYLVGTGERVLVEASPPDRVWGIGLAADDPRAHDPARWRGLNLLGFALMEARERLRAA
- a CDS encoding DUF4190 domain-containing protein, which translates into the protein MSDNRDQSRGGYDPTDPWAPPNRDGVELSKPATPSPSPVHDQPTMTSFPAAPGGPAGDVPPPPVAPGGPATTPGYGYPADTSGGYGYPTAAPTPPTTSGYGYPGHPGYGQPGWQQSPSNGMGTTAMVLGIIAVAGFCMYGLGVILGILALIFGIIGMKKAARGEATNRGMALAGVILGSIGILVSAVFLGFMIWAISQDSSSFDDSYDEDPFASSLQIERGD